The Triticum aestivum cultivar Chinese Spring chromosome 5A, IWGSC CS RefSeq v2.1, whole genome shotgun sequence genomic sequence GTTTCGACAGTTCAACCTTGAATCGATTGGGTTCATTGACCACATTAAGCATCAAGACACCAAATCAAGTCGATGTCGATCATTCCCGCCGCGTGAGAATTCCATTAAACCTTTTTTTATTCGCTTTATTGACCAGCTGTCAATGTTCATCCATCATGGGCACACAGGGCACGTCCACAAACAAAATCCCTGTCAGCAAACAACTTCGTCAAGTCCATTAAACTGGGCCTTCGATAGCATCCGTCGCTTTCCAATCAACTCTGTCCATCAAGCAACGGTGCGCGAGACGCACCGCTTCAGTTTTTATTTTGGCTTTTCTCAGAATAAGAAGATTTCGGCTCTTTTTTTTTGAGTGGCCGGCTCCATTTTGCAGGGCGAGCAAGCACGCAGTCGCCGGCGCCATAAGCTGGGGGCTAGTTGTAGGAAGCCACTTGTTTATAGGGAGATGAAAACAAAAACGACAGTCACATCTCCATGGTTTTCGATGAACCTCGTGTGGTTTTTCTCGGTCGGAGAGGTAATCCCATGCAGTAGCGAATCTAGGATGAATTTGAAGGGCAGGTTCAACTTCAATACACAGACTGAAACTGGGTTATGCTGGGCTGAAACTAGGCTGAGATGGGCTGGGATAGGCTAGATTTTAATTTCGGAGGGCAGGCTTGAGCCCATCCAAGTCTGCCCCTTGGATTCGCCGCTGATCCCATGCACGACTCCGCGCAtcctaaggctggttgtaatggggagtatcatatgctagtattatgcatatgatactagtgtatgatactacctctctaatgcatagtatcatatattagtatcatgtagtactttatttattgtcatgcatgacacaaagtagcatagcatttattatgatacggtatcatgatatgatactccatcctctctttctttatttaatactatgacacctcatcaaaattgcctagttggcatgcatgatactagctataatACTACCATTACGATCAGCCTAATCTACCGAGGCCTGCCAGTGCCAGGTCATGGGGATACGCCGATGACGCATGTGTGGTCTGGCGGTTGCCCGACATAAATAAGAGTAGGGTGTTTTGGAGGCCGAGATTCATGGAGACCttaattttgaaaaaataaatTTCATATTTTCTTAGTTTCAAACAGTTCTGAAAAAACATACACGCATACAAGGATCTAATTTTTATGTGTGTAGAATGTCATGATGAAATACTTGAATTGCGAGCTGCATAAAAACACAAAATCATGGACTTTGAAGATGGGCAGTACATGTGCTGAAAAGCCACAATTTTTTGTGTAGCTCTTGTTTAAACGTATTTCATCATGAAAATGTGTACACATGCACACTATGTCTCTGGGTAGATGCGTGTTTACCATACGTAAACCGAAAACCTCCGAGAGTTGAGTTTTTTTGCCTACCAGTTGTGATTTCTCTTGGTGGATAATTTCATGGGCGGGTGATATGCACTCCCGTGGGTGCATGGGTTTTAGTCATCGTATTTCTTAGTAGAAATATTTGAAAATTATGTTTCTTATTGTAAATTATACACCATATTCATACAAAAAACAATAACATGTACTCCTTCTCTACCTTTTTTGCCCTTTCTTCACACCACAAATTTCCTTAATACTTAATAAAATTGGGGTCTTGCAATGAAACCCCATTTTGTTCTAGCATGACTCTTGGCTAGGTGCCAAGGTCAACCTCTCATTCAACAATAACCAGAGTTGCATTCCTTTGCAATCAATGATAAGGTCTCTTTTGATGCCATGAAGAGCTCTAAAGGTCTTGCTCACCAACTCCATAGGCTTATGTCTATCCAATCGTATACTGAGTTTAATGAAATTCGAATAGACTTAGAACAAAGAATCATTTCTAAAATCCATGACAAATGGTCCTATCAATGATAATCAAGGCTACACATGCAAGTAAATGTACAAATGCATGATAGGCAAAAAGGAAGCACGCATCATTTTCAAATGTCTAAGGAAGCGATCAAGTAGACAGAGTCACAAAAAAATTCTCACGGCTTCTTCTTCATGACGTAGTCAATAAAAGAAATCTTTTAAAAAATAAATCCGTGTATTTAGAGTGTTATAATTATGTTTTCTGCAATGAAAATGCTAAGGAAACAATATTGTCACATCTTTTCTTGGACTGCATCTTTGCTCAAAATTGTTGGTTATCCATTCTACCTAACAAGCAGAGGGGAATTTTTACATATGATGAAATAACCATAGCCAATCAAAGTCGCCCTAAAAAATTGATAGGGGTATCATCATCCTGGAATGTTTGAATATTCAGGAAAAAAAGGTTtatctttttttgaaaaaaatgaagttCCAGCAACCAGTATATGGAAATTTCTTTTCAGGCATGACCATAATCTCCTAGGTCATAGAATCAACAGCAAAAATGATGAATGCTTACAAATGTGGGCTGACACCATCTTTGATATTGGTGTCCTAGTTCTACTTCTCACCCATTGATCGTTTTTTTCACGGAGTCCCTCTCACCTGTTAGAGATATGACAGACAATAGAAAACGAAGAAGAATAGATCAACAccgagggacacaagattttaaCGTGAAAAACCCTGCAATGTGAAGGGGAATAATTCACGGCCCCAACCAGCAAAGCTTTACTATATCGGAAGAGGTTACAAACGCCGAAGATTTACAGTTGATCAACTTATCCCGTGTGACGGCTTACAAAGGATATCAATACCGCCGGCTTCCGTGGCACAGGAATTTTTATTTAATATAGAAAAATACCATAGAACAATTTGTTCTATGGTTCTTAGCCTAAAACCCCCTTATAAAACTAGTGTACATGCCCTAACACGCTTAAGAAACATCTGTTTTCCGGGTTTAATCTTTCGATCCATTAttagcttcttctttttttgcagggTAAAGGGAGATTCAATTCATCCATCTATTATTAGCTTCATTGACCAAAAAGCAAGAGATTATTCTAGCCGCATTATAGTTACCTTTTTTCGCTTTATTGACACGCTATCAAACGAGCACTGCGTGCACAAACAAAGTCCTCGTCAGCGAACAACTCTGCCAAGTCGAGTAATCTGGCCTTTCCCTTTCTGAAAGCATTCGCCTTCTCGCAAGACTCCGGCCGTAATGCGTCGTTGTTCAGAACATGGTGCACGAGTCAAAAAACTGCTTGAAAATTGAAATGCaattttatctttatctttatcttctCGAAATAGACACCGCTCGAATTTTCCGTGGTTAGCAAAGCACACCGTCTGATGTGCCATACATCGGATCGGGGACGAAAACACTGCGGGAAGAATACAAAATACGACAGTCACATCTCAACTATTTACAGTGAACGTGGCCGAAAACACTTGTGTGGCTTTGTCAAATGGAGAGGTAATATCATGCACGACTCCAGATCTCCAAAAGCATCCTAATCTACTTAGGGCTGCCAGGTCATGCGAATACGAGAAAGCTTGAGAGCATATCATGTCCAGGTGAAAACAGAGTAAAACATTTGTACCTCTATAATGAGGCGAAAGTGTTTGTCATCTTTTTTATCTCCTGCCCGCTTGCCATCCTGATTTGGcatttttcttttttaaaaaaggaggatgaccctcggcctctgcatcaatcgatgcatgcagccatattattaaataAAAACGCAACAAAGTCTTGAGGTCCAAAAAAGCTCATAAACTGAGCAGAAGTTGAAAGAAAATAAATCTGAAAAACGCCGCATTCAATTCATATGACTTTTAACTTACCTTGCGTACTAGTATAGCTAATTTGTTTGAATACTGATGGGGCAGGTTTAATCTTAAAGTTAACCAACATATCTGGTTGAGAGTTTGTGCTTTGCTTTGGGCCTTATGAaattattagaatgattatgaaattattagaaggggagccttggcgcagtggtaaagctgctgccttgtgaccatgaggtcatgagttcaagtcctggaaacagcctcttataGAAATGTAAGGAAAgactgcgtactatagacccaaagtggtcggaccctttccTGTACCCTGCGCAAgcaggagctacatgcaccaggttacCCTTTTATTGTGTTTTTAACAGAgttaaaatacaaaaaaatttgCAGGTCATTTTCAGGGCTAGAGCATGGTTTTATTACGTGGTCCTTCATCATATGAACATACAAGGGCTTATGGATACTGGGCACAACCGGTTGAAGACGGACTTATATATTTTCATGGCCCAGCATAAAAAATTGCATATTATTGGGTTTTTCATTTTTTGAGATCGATTGCATATTATTGTTGAGAAACAAAATGCACAGGATGGATTGTGTGGAGCCGAAAGCGCACAGCTGGACCCCATGGCGTAGCGGCAACAACTGGCGAAGCACATCATCCAGCGTGCTGACGCTGACGGCAAACCTCTCCATGAACAGTAGACACCGAAATTAGACTGCAATTATGCTGTTTTGCTGTTTCCCAATACCCGGAGCACCAGCACACCATGGGGCTTTGCACACTTTTGCAACCACAAATTATTGTTTGTGCTGAAACAGGATACGCCTGACAGATGACAGCCACTTGTAGTACCACCAAGCCCCCAAAATCACTGACCATGGGCTAGAAGAAAAGGATTCAAGCATCTACGTCCACGTTTCTCAAACCCTCCTCTATATGTTTGGATGGACAGGCCGATCATTGACCGGTCAAAAAATTCGATATAGATGGATTCTTCATATTGGCCTCGTACATCCTGGCTGACCGgcgcccctcatatgcagcctaaATTAAGGGTAGATATGAGGAGGCCCGAGCGCATCGTCACGTAGGTTTTGGCCCACACTGACGCACCTCGACCCCTCATATATCCACATCCCGGACCGAACCCTAGTCACTTTACTCAACTCCACCATCAAGctcccttccggcgatcttcggtTTTCTCTGACATGGCGGGCAGCGTATCCGAGTCTGACCTCTCCCGATCTATGGACTGAGTCCAACATAAGGTCCGAAGGAGGAGATGGTCGTCTGTATTGCTCTTCGCCGCTTTGGGGGAGTCCGCCCGATAGCGGCCAGACTCGATCCGACGGGAATCCATTGGCGCTTGGATCCACCGGTCATGTTGGCGGGAGGCACCTGCCCACTGCCTCGCTAGAGGCAGTGCGGTCCGTCTGGCGCCCCAACGTCGTAGCGACAATGCACCCCCTTCGGTGTTGTGTCAACCCCATGGGCTTTGAGCCGGAGGTAAATGCCGACATGACTAATGGCGCATCCTCTACCATGGAGCGACATGCCCATCATGCGAGGCAGAGGGCACGCGAGGCCGCGGAAGCCCTAGCGGAGAGGCCATGGAGGCGGGGTCGCACGCCGCTCCGGAGCCAGTACGGGTGACCGGCACCCCTGGCACCGCAACCGTGTCGTGGTGGATGTGTCGAGCTCCAACCACGAGGGGTCTATCGTGGACCACATATCGACCGGCAGCATCTACTCACAGGCTTTGATAAGGAAAACTATGGCATAGGAGATGGCAACGCCTCGAATTCCGTGAGCCAATCCGTGTCCCAggtactactcttcctcgccggcgaccgcaaTTTCACTCCGAGTGGCTCAGCTGGCCACCTAACGTGGACCCGGACATGGAGACGAACGAGCACCGGCGAAGATTTAGACTAGATATTGCGCTACATGTAATTATATGGATTTGAGGATTGGCAATGCGTATCCGTAGGTGGAAAAGAACATTAGGTGTGACAGCTCACTGTTCGCGGGGCTGGATGTGCGGCTGACAGGCTTTTAGGGCAGTGCAATTTCAAATTTAAGTTATTTGGTTTTAGGACGCAAACATATGAATTCATGGGACGGCGATTGTAGCCCCATGACCGTTAGGAACCGGCGGGTTTTCTAGCGATGGTGGGCATGGCGGCAGCCGCGGAACTGGATCCCACCGTCGATTCTTCGCGTGGATGATCGACGGCGCGATGAGGGCTCCGGTGAGGGGATGGAGGATCTCCGCCGGAGTACCGGCGGCAGCATACGTCTCCATGGCGAAGCTCTGTGCGGTTCCAGCCAGCCACGAGATCAGGACGACGGGCTTCCAATGAAAATCACGCGTGACTGTCTtagcggacgatggcggcgtctctgACGTCGTTTCCTTCTTGAGGCATCGTCATTGCAGGTCACGTCAACTCGATCGGGATGTTTCGtgagaaaccctagatctgggtctaccggaaCGGACGATGACGGCGCCTTCAATGTCGTTCTCCCtcttgggggcatcgttttggagcaagtgctggctggaggggacaagaggaggggtGGTGTTACATCTACCGCAATGCCGAGGATGGATCCCGGTGGCATGGCGCCGCGGAGTTTCGGCGACGAGCGCGTGTGGATGGATATgtgcaggatggtggcgttgtctggcgctGTGGTGGCGTCGACTGCAGGCCTAGCAAGGTCGGTGCGTCAGTACCTGCTCTAGAGATGGATCGGTGGAAAGTGGCGGGGCGGCCTCTGAGAGTGCGTCGGGCCGGTGTGTGACTCAAACCCGACAATGCGGTTTGGGTGGGGCATCTGGCTTTAGACGTTAGGCTTCGTTGCCATGTCTGCTTGGCATTCGGCTTGGACAATCGACACCCCTTCATCAAATGGATAAGAGTAGTGATAGATGTTATCAAAATGGCGGCTTCAGacttactgatgtattactttgtaaggtctttgtgaatattTAATAAAACGGCAGCATGCACCGCCAAGATGCAGAGGCAGGGTCATCCTTCTTTTAAAAAAAACATATGAATTCAGGAGGAGGTGCTTTGCCTGCCGAAGCAGTTTGAAAGAACATATAGATTCTGCAGCTTTAAGCCTTCAGATTCCTTACCACTGCAAATGAGCAACAGAAAAGCATTTAGTTCTCATGTATTACAAAAACGGAAACAAAGGAATGCCAGAATTAGCCTGGGATTGTTCTTATATAGTTGGCCATATCATTTGAAGTCGTGTTATGCATATACTGTATGTTCCAAGAAATACCGACAAAAACTGTGGTTGAAGGTGTCTCTAGTTCTCAGAGATGCAGATAAACATTCCAACAACAGTTTCGGACTCACAGAACCGCTGCTTtctgaagaaaagaagaaaaaaacagtcGCTCACAAAATTTCAGGAATATAGGCTGCTGCTATGACTCGGCCCAAAACGATCACTTTTTTGCCTGGTAAATGAGAACAGTCTCATGTTCTCCAAAACAATCTTCAGAGGCAACAGAGCCCGTTAGACAAAAATTTAGGAATATATGTTTGTACTATGACTCAGGCCAAGTAACTGTCACTTTTTGCCCGATAAATCAGTCTcatgtcctgcaaaaatatgccCCTGCAGAGGATTCAAAGCTTGTTTCAATCACTGCAAAAATTCTGCAACTCAGGTCAACAGGTCAAGTGTCAACTGGTCACAGCGCAAGCATGATCAACCTATAAATCACTCCGACAGATCGGCCTCGCAAACCGTAACCATGTCACAGCGCCCTCCTAACCCCTACTGAACATGCCCCGGATCAGCGCCACCTAGCTACTTAAGCGCCCCTGAAATGCCACCCAGATCATCATCCGCTCCAACGCCAACACAGCAGCAGCAGTCAGTAACCAAGGGGCAGCCAGCCCGGGAAGCAGACAGAGCGGCAGCAATGGAGAGCAAGAGATCGCCGTGCGCGCCGGCCGTGGCGgtgctcctcctcctgctgctgctcgtcctcatgccgGACGAGGTGGCGGCCCAGGTGTTCTGCCGGTCCCAGTTCAACCTGGCCAACGAGGCCTGCAGCCTGCGGACCTACCCCGGCGCCAACCCGGCGGTGCCGCCGCGGCGGCCACTGCTGCTCAACGCGTCGTCCTCCGCCAGCGGCTACGAGCTGCAGGCGGCCGGCGACGAGCACAGCGccagcggcggccatggcggcgaccACGGCGGCAGCAGCCACGGTGGCGGCGACCACGGAGCCGGCCACGGCAGCCAGCACGGGGGCAGACATGTCGGCCGCCGCCACGGGCACCAGCACCGCGTAGGGGGCGCGGACCCGTACGACACGGCGTGCTGCCGGCGACTCATGGGCATCGACAACGCCTGCATCTGCCAGGCCATGTCCTTCCTCCCGCAGTTCATGAGCAGGGTCAAGCACTCCATCAAGCTCACCCCGGTCCCAGGCTGCGACATCTCCTTCGAGTGCGCCGGCGTCTACTGACCACGCCCCACAATTTCATTTTACTCAAAACGTAGCAGCCTCTGCAGCAGCAATTTTCCATTTTCCTGGTCTAGCCTAACAATTCTGGGATTTATTTACATTATACACTTCTGTTCTGAATGTTTTTCTCTCCCTCTCATGATTAGTAGGGAACTCCTTTTTCCACTATATATATGATTAATAGTGAACTTGGCATTCTCCACACACTGGTGTAATTTCTTAGTAGAAACTTATCTTTCAGTCTGTTTGGTTTGGCAGTACAATTTTTAAAAAACCGTAGTAATCTTAAACCTCAGTATTCCAGTGCCTGGGCAATGACCCCTTTTTATAGAAATAGTTCTTTGTTGATGCTAAACACATCAAAGTTTATAAAACCGTGGTTTCTGAAAAACTCCAAAAATACTTGGATGCAAACGCAGCCTTAACTTGGAACCCTTAGTATAGAAAAATTATGGCAATCTCTGAACTTATTAgaaacaagaaaagtacagtaataCTCTGGACTCCAGAGCACAGGTCACTGAAATATGACAGGAACACATTATATTCGCACAAACCAAACACAAAAAATTCTGAAACACAAATAACGAAAAATAGAAGATGGACATTATGAACTTCATAGCAGATTCAAATTAGATGATCATGTACATATTACACGGTGCATATAAGGCTCAACCAGATTAATCTAAGGGGGGGTGGACTGTACAATTTCCGACAAAATTGGAGATGAACACATCTCCTGATCACAAACTCACCCTGACATCTGTCCGAAAGATGAAAACCTCAATGTTGTCGAGGCCTAAAGTCTCTCTAGTTCACGTTCCATCGAAGCAAAGTCGAAACCTTCCCAATTAAGTTCTGTATCCAACTCGAACATTGGCATCGGTAGATGACTGATGTCTGCCAGCCCGATGTAGTCGTCACCAGGCGGCTCACCTGTTGTGTCGACAAAGTCATTGACAGGAAACATATCTGCCAGCCTTGAGATATCATCCAGTGAGAGTTTGTCAGTTGTGCAAACATAGTCACTGATAGGAGGAAGCTCATTCATCTGGCTGCAGAATGCATCCACTGGAATTTCTTCATCGCTAGGTGTCGATGAGCAGTGCACCAAGCTTTCATCAACATTCATCCGGCCAACGAATGCATCTACCTGGATTTCTTTACCTGGCGGTTCCGGTGAGCAGTGCAGTAAGCTCTCATCAGCAGTGTCAGGGTCTATCTCCATTGACGCTAACTTGTGTACCTCTTGTGCTTTCTGGTCGCCGAACGACACAGATGAAGACACACAGGATACAGTAGCTTCGCTGGACACAGCTTCATGTTCTGATGGAGGTGACCGAGATTTGATGGCCAACATCTCAGTGCGTACCCGGTTCCGTTCTGCCTCATATGCTGCTGCAGCGGCCTCCTCAGAGGTAAATGTGCCAATCCATTTCCGGGTTTTGCTCACAGGATCACGTATCTCCGCAGCCCACTTACCCCATGACCGCAGGCGCACACCAGGGTACTTGCTGGTTGGTTGCTTCTTCTCTGTGCCAATTGATTTCTTGCTGCCACATGGCACAAGGGTCTTTCGAGACTTGAGAGGTCCGGAGGTTTTCATTGGAACTAGTACCTCCATTGTCATCCTCTTTTCCTTCTTCGCATGCCGATCATCTTCATCAGAGGAATCGGTGGCATCAGGATCACAGCAGGAAATGCGGACCTTCCGCGAACAAGGTATCATCATCTCTTTGTGCAACGAGCCCCTTAATCTTAAGATCCAAAGATTATTGAATTATTAACCTTGACTACAATCTGCAGAGAAGGCCAGTGAGTGTGTCAGATAGACTGATATGAACATTCACAAAAAAAACACTCACAGGGGGTAGACACTTAAAAATTTCAAAGACGAAGAACATAAGATGTGCACATACCGACTGAAATGTTAAATCCCAGGACAGAAATTCCTGGTTGAGAGGCTGAGTGCACAATCTCCAAAATCAGAAACTGAGTTGTCTCAAACTTCTGATTAAAACTGGAGAAAAGACGGAGTTATTATTTTTCTGTGAAGACTCACAAAAGAAATCTGCTTTCTGGCTGATTGTTTATGAACTTGAGGAATGTCAATGAAAATGAAGGAGTGCTGAACTTAATCCACCCAAACCAAACCTGCAAGCATCCAAAAACTGTCAGATGAGGCCCAATCTTTCTTAGTAAAGTGGTAAAAAAGAGAGATCAGACATATTTACTGTTTTCTCCTGTCTGAAATACATTTCCTCACGGAGAGTAAATACTTACCAAGCTTATCTTGATTTGGGGGATTCTTGTATCATTGTTACTTCGCGTGCACGGGGCACTGGTCTAAATGCAGAAATCCAGAGTACTTCACCCCAAATCCAAATCTGGAAGCACAAGAAGGAAAGCACAGCTCATCACTACAGTACAAATTATATGGCTGTAACTGACACGACTGTGAGAAACGTATGTTTGAATGCATGTACGTATCTTATGACTAAATAAAGCAATGCCACCATTTATTGTGCAGGTCAGCTTTGAAATCAGTCCAAGATTGTAGCACACGTACTAACAAATTTAGTAGAGGAGCAATAATTAAGATGACCGGATGAAAATGAGAGCAAGACTACTGTTTTGTTTATATAAATtgaaattgaaattaaaaaaaaaactaTAGATTTTGTTATGCGCTGTGGCCACCTCCATCATTTGAAGGCACACCCATCATAGCTAATCCAGAGCAAACTAAGAACAGGACGGGCACATGTTAGATGAACAAGCTATTGCAGTTTATTCTTGTGGGAATAAAGTATTGATATTAAGGGGAGATTAAAAAAAGACTATCTCTGAACTTTCTGCTGTAATAAATTCATCTTCTGAAAATTAGGAACATGTGGTAACTCTGAAGAATTGGTTCCAACCGGAACTAGAACAGGGGAAACAGGTAGTAATTCGACATTGTTGCCGTCAGTCGTTGCAACCAGAAACAATTGCTGCAGGGATTGAGCGTACGTACTTACCGGGAGATCTTGAAGCGATAATCTTGAGTTCTGGCGCCCCTCTGCCGAGCTTGGGGGAGAAGGCAACAAAAAGCGGAAGGAGGTGATGGTGATGGGAGCTCAGAACCATGGAGCAGTAGAGCAGGCGACATAAATCAAAGAGCGATCGCTCGTGCTGGCGGTCTCTACTCCAACTCTGCGATCATCGCACCAACACCACGAAGGGAAAGTATTAACACAAGGAAAAAAATTAGAAGGAACACGAGAGATTATATGACAGGCAAATCAATCGGCAAGAGAAGGGGGACTGCAGCAGCAAGGACCAAACACCTAGGATTTTTTTTTCCATCTTTCAATCACCGGATAAAAAAACTTGCCATGTTTTCAGTTTAGAAATTTACGGAAAGAACATGACCGGATCGGCAGAAATCCTCGAACAGAGGAAattgaaaggaaaaaaaaactcaGCAACAACCCGGACCGAAATCCCCGGTATTTCCCCCGCGATTACCAAAACAGGAACGATTCACCGCAAAAAGGCCAGGCTTTCGGCAAGAAATCAGGGGAGACGGGAGACCGATCCATGCCCTCGACGGGGACGAACGGCCGGACCGATCTTGCGAGGGAGAACATCGGATTGGGCGGCCGCTTACTTGCTTGCTGGAGCCGCGGGTGCCACTGCGATCCCCGGGGGGCAGCGGAGGGGGAATGAGACGGCGGATCGGGCGGGGGCTTGGTGGCAGCTCGTGGCGGAGGCGGATCGGAGTG encodes the following:
- the LOC123103481 gene encoding uncharacterized protein, which codes for MESKRSPCAPAVAVLLLLLLLVLMPDEVAAQVFCRSQFNLANEACSLRTYPGANPAVPPRRPLLLNASSSASGYELQAAGDEHSASGGHGGDHGGSSHGGGDHGAGHGSQHGGRHVGRRHGHQHRVGGADPYDTACCRRLMGIDNACICQAMSFLPQFMSRVKHSIKLTPVPGCDISFECAGVY
- the LOC123103480 gene encoding ethylene-responsive transcription factor TINY; its protein translation is MMIPCSRKVRISCCDPDATDSSDEDDRHAKKEKRMTMEVLVPMKTSGPLKSRKTLVPCGSKKSIGTEKKQPTSKYPGVRLRSWGKWAAEIRDPVSKTRKWIGTFTSEEAAAAAYEAERNRVRTEMLAIKSRSPPSEHEAVSSEATVSCVSSSVSFGDQKAQEVHKLASMEIDPDTADESLLHCSPEPPGKEIQVDAFVGRMNVDESLVHCSSTPSDEEIPVDAFCSQMNELPPISDYVCTTDKLSLDDISRLADMFPVNDFVDTTGEPPGDDYIGLADISHLPMPMFELDTELNWEGFDFASMERELERL